The Clostridium chauvoei genome has a window encoding:
- a CDS encoding RNA polymerase sigma factor, with the protein MKTINYSDRRVNNPEHITFLAQKGEEDAFTSLIELNATAYYRIAKGVLSSEEDVKDAIQNTIIIIYNKLYTLKNINLFKTWSIRILINECNKIYNANKKVVNLERVENISSYTINSDDEIDLYNAISTLSKDLRIPTILFYFDDLSYKEISKIISIPEGTVKSRVFRAKEKLYEILKED; encoded by the coding sequence TTGAAAACTATAAATTATTCTGATAGAAGAGTAAACAACCCTGAACATATAACATTCTTGGCTCAAAAGGGGGAAGAAGATGCCTTTACATCTTTAATAGAACTCAATGCAACTGCTTATTATAGAATAGCAAAAGGAGTTTTATCATCTGAGGAAGATGTTAAAGATGCAATTCAAAATACAATAATAATTATATATAATAAATTATATACCTTAAAAAATATAAATTTATTTAAAACTTGGTCAATTAGAATTTTAATTAATGAATGTAATAAGATTTATAATGCAAATAAAAAGGTTGTTAATTTAGAAAGAGTTGAAAATATTTCATCATATACAATTAATTCAGATGATGAAATAGATCTTTATAATGCAATTTCAACATTATCAAAGGATTTAAGAATACCCACTATACTGTTTTATTTTGATGATTTATCATATAAAGAAATTTCTAAAATTATATCAATTCCTGAAGGAACTGTAAAATCTAGAGTTTTTAGAGCAAAAGAGAAGTTATATGAAATTTTAAAGGAGGATTAG
- a CDS encoding response regulator transcription factor codes for MYKVMLVDDEKLILQGLLNIIEWDKLDLKVIHSAEDGKEALEKFKETPVDIIVTDINMPRLTGLELLKEVKKLNNNVKFIILSGYDEFNYARTAIRLGVENYILKPIDEEELEATLKKLRNKIEEERSIDMRVLEKNSVLLQFINGKISKDELSHMKDSINIGLDEKSYIVSSINVNNRDTNENNNIYEILEEITEGKYEVLYKFDGHIILINTWNRDVNKEEILKYYNKVREKLSNELNADVFIAIGEKVDSIEKLEESYRVSNNLKKYVLTEGFNICLSKEDVWNLEKENRSFHDEIETINKLVIEKNKPELEKYILSLFDQKLTPRNIYDLSIKTIFLMDKVSEEFRLDVKYRKDSLRDTLVKLCNESAIDNIKSFILGEIDELMELMTSNTVKYSPVVQQVVNTVNEKYCEELSLKTLAHYYNINSSYLGQIFTKEVGSSFSDYLNKVKNMKAKELILNTNMKINDIAKAVGYFDTSYFYRKFKKYYGVCPSTLREMKNY; via the coding sequence ATGTATAAAGTTATGTTGGTTGATGATGAAAAATTAATATTACAAGGGCTATTAAATATTATTGAATGGGATAAGTTAGACTTAAAAGTTATACATTCAGCAGAAGATGGGAAGGAAGCACTAGAAAAATTCAAAGAGACTCCAGTTGATATTATAGTAACAGATATTAATATGCCTAGATTAACAGGTCTTGAACTTTTAAAAGAAGTTAAAAAGTTAAATAATAACGTAAAATTTATAATTTTAAGTGGGTATGATGAATTTAACTATGCAAGAACAGCTATAAGATTAGGAGTAGAAAATTATATATTAAAACCTATAGATGAAGAAGAATTAGAAGCTACTCTAAAAAAACTTAGAAATAAAATTGAAGAAGAAAGATCAATAGATATGAGGGTTTTAGAGAAAAATAGCGTACTATTACAATTTATAAACGGAAAAATAAGCAAAGATGAATTAAGTCATATGAAAGATTCAATAAATATTGGACTTGATGAAAAAAGCTATATTGTAAGTAGTATAAATGTTAATAATAGAGATACTAACGAAAATAACAATATATATGAAATATTAGAAGAAATTACAGAAGGAAAATATGAAGTTTTATATAAATTTGATGGACATATAATACTTATTAATACATGGAATAGAGATGTTAATAAAGAAGAAATTTTAAAGTATTATAACAAAGTAAGAGAAAAACTTTCAAATGAATTAAATGCAGATGTATTTATAGCAATAGGCGAAAAAGTAGACTCTATAGAGAAGCTAGAAGAAAGCTACAGAGTTTCTAATAACTTAAAGAAATATGTATTAACAGAAGGGTTTAATATATGTTTAAGTAAAGAAGATGTTTGGAACTTAGAAAAAGAAAATAGAAGCTTCCATGATGAAATAGAAACTATAAATAAACTTGTTATAGAAAAAAACAAACCAGAATTAGAAAAATATATTTTAAGTTTATTTGATCAAAAACTAACACCAAGAAATATATACGATTTATCTATAAAAACAATTTTTCTTATGGATAAGGTTTCAGAAGAATTTAGACTTGATGTTAAATATCGTAAAGATAGCTTAAGAGATACCTTAGTAAAACTTTGCAATGAAAGTGCAATAGATAACATAAAATCCTTTATCTTAGGAGAAATAGATGAGCTAATGGAGCTTATGACTTCAAATACAGTAAAATATAGCCCTGTAGTACAGCAGGTTGTAAATACAGTTAACGAAAAATACTGCGAAGAGTTAAGCCTAAAAACCCTTGCACATTATTACAATATAAATAGCTCATACTTAGGACAAATCTTTACTAAAGAAGTAGGAAGCTCTTTTTCAGACTATCTAAATAAAGTTAAAAATATGAAAGCAAAAGAACTTATACTAAACACGAATATGAAAATAAATGATATTGCAAAAGCTGTAGGGTATTTTGATACTAGCTATTTCTATAGAAAGTTCAAAAAATACTATGGGGTTTGCCCATCCACCTTAAGAGAAATGAAAAATTATTAG
- a CDS encoding sensor histidine kinase: MLIKQSMIYKRLFIIYTIVVVFLLVSLDFYFIKKSANDIKENSLYINEKLVHDVNDEIHKVSTSTNIIINNMYKDQKLMDDILGFLSTDMLSYLKWKIDRFAKSDDYYYKGIEYFTEMTFNGNPYIESISFISYDTESITNFTRNKLITVKELRDLELKADSNFGYPDIICNDKFITYIRAIREPITLKPKGLIFIKYDLSYIKNILNNYEDKYELMLLSNKGFVIYDSTEKYKNKHYPYFELLSDTKKQVYLDEAYEINTMVDTNSGIMTIGKIKSNEIKSLPINFYSSLIFIDILLFVIVEILLYIKFEKLAERMDNIMVVMEQVKQGKTDVSIPISYEKDELNFISQSFNDMCEKLDQHIKKSYLAELNQKEAELNQKKAEMMALQNQIDPHFLYNTLESIRMKAICNGDKEVGKMLYILAFLFRNQLKEKDLITIKSEIDYCQKYIEIFKFRYEDKFEFNIDCDEEALDKQIIKFTLQPLIENYFVHGIRLEDKDNKLNIKIVKEDENIKIIIRDNGRGIPKEKLDSINRMIENKEEFGKSIGILNAHKRIIIHYGDTYGIKIANGEERGTVISVKIPCREVEEYNV; encoded by the coding sequence ATGTTAATAAAGCAATCTATGATATACAAAAGGTTATTTATTATTTACACAATAGTTGTAGTTTTTTTGCTTGTAAGTTTAGATTTTTATTTTATAAAAAAGTCAGCTAATGACATTAAGGAAAATAGCTTGTATATAAACGAAAAACTTGTACATGATGTGAATGATGAAATACATAAAGTAAGTACTTCTACAAATATAATAATAAATAACATGTATAAAGATCAAAAGCTTATGGATGATATTTTAGGCTTTTTATCAACAGATATGTTATCTTACTTAAAGTGGAAAATTGATAGATTTGCAAAAAGTGATGATTATTATTATAAGGGGATAGAGTACTTTACAGAGATGACTTTCAATGGAAATCCATATATAGAAAGTATATCTTTTATAAGTTACGATACAGAAAGCATAACGAATTTTACTAGAAATAAGCTAATTACTGTAAAAGAACTTAGGGATTTGGAATTAAAAGCAGATTCAAACTTTGGATATCCAGATATCATTTGTAATGATAAATTTATAACCTATATTAGAGCGATAAGAGAGCCAATAACTCTAAAGCCAAAAGGTTTAATATTCATTAAGTATGATTTATCTTATATAAAAAATATACTTAATAATTATGAAGATAAATATGAACTTATGCTTTTAAGCAATAAGGGGTTTGTCATTTATGATTCTACTGAAAAATATAAAAATAAGCATTATCCATACTTTGAATTATTATCAGATACAAAAAAACAAGTATATTTAGATGAAGCATATGAGATTAATACTATGGTAGACACTAATTCAGGAATTATGACTATAGGGAAAATAAAAAGTAATGAAATAAAAAGTTTGCCTATTAATTTCTATAGTTCTTTAATTTTTATAGACATATTATTATTTGTAATAGTAGAGATTCTACTTTATATAAAATTTGAGAAATTAGCAGAAAGAATGGACAATATAATGGTTGTTATGGAGCAGGTAAAGCAGGGTAAAACCGATGTTTCCATACCAATAAGCTACGAAAAGGATGAACTAAACTTTATATCTCAAAGCTTTAATGATATGTGTGAAAAGCTAGATCAACATATAAAGAAAAGTTATTTAGCAGAATTAAATCAAAAAGAAGCAGAGTTAAATCAAAAGAAAGCTGAAATGATGGCTCTTCAAAATCAAATAGATCCACACTTTTTATATAATACTTTAGAATCAATAAGAATGAAGGCTATATGTAATGGAGATAAAGAAGTTGGTAAAATGCTTTATATATTAGCATTCTTATTTAGAAATCAGTTAAAAGAAAAGGATCTTATAACTATTAAAAGTGAAATAGATTACTGTCAAAAGTATATAGAAATATTTAAATTCAGATATGAAGACAAGTTTGAGTTTAATATAGATTGTGATGAAGAGGCTTTAGATAAGCAGATAATAAAATTTACATTACAGCCCCTTATAGAAAATTATTTTGTTCATGGGATAAGACTAGAAGATAAAGACAATAAGCTTAATATAAAAATAGTAAAAGAAGATGAAAATATAAAAATAATCATCAGAGATAATGGAAGAGGAATACCAAAGGAAAAATTAGATTCTATAAATAGAATGATAGAAAACAAGGAGGAGTTTGGAAAATCTATAGGGATTTTAAATGCTCATAAAAGAATAATAATACACTATGGGGATACGTATGGAATCAAAATAGCAAATGGAGAGGAACGAGGAACTGTCATTTCTGTAAAGATACCATGTAGAGAGGTGGAAGAATATAATGTATAA
- a CDS encoding DUF624 domain-containing protein — protein sequence MNEVFNIQKLLDFFNYVFWFFLLNIFFMILNIPVVLFFLFVGISNIFTYLPLFLVTLIPTGAAFTTLLFCMGKIVRDKDLSVLKDFIRGFKMNFKQSTLFWCAELFIIFILHSNIKFFSTVKYNLVLTCIFTGLLILLALVTPYIYILISRFSMKNLDLIKASIILTFTRPILTICNVLIAAITLILFEVSPGTTVLFISSVFTFLLAFSNKALLRDLELSYSK from the coding sequence ATGAACGAAGTTTTTAATATCCAAAAGTTACTTGATTTTTTCAACTATGTCTTTTGGTTCTTTTTGCTTAATATCTTTTTTATGATATTAAATATTCCAGTTGTTTTATTTTTCCTATTTGTAGGTATAAGTAACATTTTTACTTATTTACCTTTATTTTTAGTAACTTTAATACCTACTGGTGCAGCCTTTACAACATTATTATTTTGCATGGGAAAGATAGTACGTGATAAAGATTTAAGTGTTTTAAAAGATTTTATTCGTGGATTTAAAATGAATTTTAAGCAAAGCACTCTATTTTGGTGTGCTGAATTATTTATAATTTTCATTTTACACTCTAATATTAAGTTTTTCTCTACAGTTAAATATAACTTAGTACTTACTTGTATATTTACAGGATTATTAATACTTCTAGCTTTAGTAACTCCTTATATATACATATTAATTAGCAGATTTTCTATGAAAAATCTTGATCTTATAAAGGCATCAATTATATTAACCTTTACTAGACCAATACTTACTATATGTAATGTTTTGATAGCTGCAATTACACTTATTTTATTTGAAGTAAGTCCAGGAACAACTGTATTATTTATCTCTAGCGTATTTACATTTTTATTAGCATTTTCTAATAAGGCATTATTAAGAGATCTTGAATTGTCTTATTCAAAATAA
- a CDS encoding glycoside hydrolase family 125 protein yields MNSTTTKLENIKETLIGIGQDLSNSIKDEKLKSLFFNCFINTIETTVTVEDDDAFVITGDIPAMWLRDSTSQVEHYLPFVKNNENLKDLFTGLIKRQMKCILIDPYANAFNREANGQKWDNDITKDSPWVWERKYEIDSLCYPVRLIYKYWKESGDTSFFNDEIKNIFNIIIDLWITEQDHFGKSDYSFQRLNCSETDTLCNNGLGNPVGYTGMTWSGFRPSDDACKYGYLIPANMFASVALRYIEEIAETIYNDISLKDKAFKLRTDIENGIEKFGIIENKEFGKIYAYETDGLGNYNFMDDANVPSLLSIPYIEFRGIDDEIYQNTRKFILSKNNPFYYEGSAAKGIGSPHTPPEYIWHIALSMAGLTTNNKEEISDLLKTLLATDGDTGFMHEGFYCNNPKEFTRDWFAWSNSLFAHFVYEKILQN; encoded by the coding sequence ATGAATTCTACAACTACTAAACTAGAAAATATAAAAGAAACATTAATAGGTATTGGACAAGATTTATCCAATTCTATAAAAGATGAAAAATTAAAATCCTTATTTTTTAATTGTTTTATTAATACTATAGAAACTACTGTTACTGTAGAAGATGATGATGCCTTTGTAATAACTGGGGATATTCCTGCTATGTGGCTTAGAGACTCAACTTCTCAAGTAGAGCATTACTTACCTTTTGTTAAAAACAATGAAAATTTAAAGGATCTTTTTACTGGATTAATAAAGAGACAAATGAAATGTATTCTTATAGATCCTTATGCAAATGCTTTTAATAGAGAAGCTAATGGTCAAAAGTGGGACAACGATATAACTAAAGATAGTCCTTGGGTTTGGGAAAGAAAATATGAAATAGATTCTTTATGTTACCCTGTAAGATTAATTTATAAGTATTGGAAAGAATCAGGTGATACTTCTTTCTTTAATGATGAAATTAAAAATATCTTCAATATAATTATTGATTTATGGATAACAGAACAAGATCACTTTGGAAAGTCAGACTACTCCTTCCAAAGATTAAACTGTTCTGAAACAGATACTTTATGTAATAATGGTCTTGGAAATCCTGTAGGCTATACAGGTATGACATGGTCTGGATTTAGACCTAGTGATGACGCTTGCAAATATGGATATTTAATTCCTGCTAATATGTTTGCTTCTGTAGCTTTAAGATATATAGAAGAAATTGCTGAAACAATTTATAATGATATTTCTCTTAAAGATAAAGCTTTTAAATTAAGAACTGATATTGAAAATGGAATTGAGAAATTTGGAATTATAGAAAATAAAGAATTTGGTAAGATATATGCTTATGAAACAGATGGATTAGGAAACTATAATTTTATGGATGATGCTAATGTTCCAAGTTTATTATCAATACCTTATATTGAATTTAGAGGAATTGATGATGAAATTTATCAAAATACTAGAAAGTTTATATTAAGCAAAAATAATCCTTTCTATTATGAAGGTAGTGCTGCTAAAGGAATTGGAAGTCCACATACTCCACCAGAGTACATATGGCATATAGCACTTTCAATGGCAGGGCTTACTACTAATAACAAAGAAGAAATATCTGATTTATTAAAAACTTTATTAGCTACAGATGGTGATACTGGATTTATGCATGAAGGCTTCTATTGTAATAATCCAAAGGAATTTACAAGAGATTGGTTTGCTTGGTCAAATTCATTATTTGCTCATTTTGTATATGAAAAGATTTTACAAAATTAA
- a CDS encoding sensor histidine kinase translates to MKKITLKMIKYMVILNLVSALLGFSLTWLLLPSVYNNNEFKLLEETSKYVIECIENNEPVSLDNISAVLLKNGEVVNLCKNKNKQIKNIDFFSLETQEIYNSKNGNTYITYKVETPYGDLVIYKGYEATEQLIKSVNTIMVFIFILLLVFSAILAIYVGDKFTDPIIKIQNKAKDIAKGIYSSSYKIEGNDEISDLSSSIEEMAKDLKTKDNLQREFIANVSHDLKTPLSVIRANSEAIRDGIIPEDKLVEYSESIINEVDNLNELVDEMLLLSRLKEDNKFLNLKNQSLKMFLYESFRRLVNANNRIKNVKYKIDTRIDNLEKFNVDIDEKYLFRVISNLFNNALIHSKTKEITLKVETTNLGIKVGVRDFGIGIKEEELKFIWDRYYKGNISGGIGLGLAICKEIIVAHGFIYGVESKVNKGTEFYFTIPYDLIVEV, encoded by the coding sequence ATGAAGAAAATAACATTAAAGATGATAAAGTATATGGTTATACTAAATTTAGTATCTGCATTGCTAGGTTTTTCTTTAACATGGTTATTATTACCTAGTGTATATAATAATAATGAATTTAAGTTATTAGAGGAAACTAGCAAGTATGTGATTGAATGCATAGAAAATAATGAACCTGTATCTTTAGATAATATATCAGCAGTTTTATTGAAAAATGGAGAGGTAGTAAATCTATGCAAAAATAAAAACAAACAAATAAAAAACATTGATTTTTTTAGTTTAGAAACACAAGAAATATATAATTCTAAAAATGGAAATACATATATTACGTATAAAGTAGAAACTCCATATGGAGACTTAGTAATTTATAAAGGGTATGAAGCAACAGAACAATTAATAAAAAGTGTAAATACAATAATGGTATTTATATTTATACTTTTATTAGTATTTTCAGCTATTTTAGCTATATATGTAGGAGATAAATTTACGGATCCCATAATAAAAATACAAAATAAAGCAAAAGATATAGCTAAAGGAATATATTCAAGTAGCTATAAAATTGAAGGTAATGATGAAATTTCAGATTTATCTAGCAGTATTGAAGAAATGGCTAAAGATCTTAAAACTAAAGATAATCTTCAAAGAGAATTTATTGCAAATGTAAGTCATGACTTAAAGACGCCATTAAGTGTTATTAGAGCTAATAGTGAAGCTATAAGAGATGGAATTATCCCTGAAGATAAGTTGGTAGAATATAGCGAGAGTATAATTAATGAGGTAGATAATTTAAATGAATTAGTTGATGAAATGTTACTATTAAGTAGGTTAAAAGAAGATAACAAATTCTTAAATTTAAAAAACCAATCCTTAAAAATGTTTTTATATGAGAGCTTTAGAAGACTTGTAAATGCTAATAATAGAATTAAAAATGTAAAATATAAAATAGATACAAGAATAGATAATTTAGAAAAATTTAATGTAGATATAGATGAAAAATATTTATTTAGAGTAATAAGCAACTTATTCAACAATGCATTAATCCATTCAAAAACTAAAGAAATAACATTAAAAGTAGAAACAACTAATTTAGGCATAAAGGTTGGAGTTAGAGATTTTGGAATAGGAATTAAAGAAGAAGAGTTAAAATTTATATGGGATAGATATTATAAAGGGAATATAAGCGGAGGCATAGGTTTAGGATTAGCTATATGCAAAGAAATAATAGTAGCTCACGGATTTATTTATGGTGTAGAAAGTAAAGTAAATAAGGGAACAGAATTTTATTTTACAATTCCATATGATTTAATAGTGGAAGTTTAA
- a CDS encoding FAD-binding oxidoreductase, producing MSYKKVDKHDIEYISSVINDSERVFVGENISEDYSHDELGAVKQMPEIVVQVLETEEVSKIMKYAYENNIPVTPRGSGTGLVGSAVPLHSGIIIDLSKMNKMLELDEENLTLTLEPGVLLMEISKYVEEHDLFYPPDPGEKTATIGGNISTNAGGMRAVKYGVTRDYVRGLEVVLPNGKVENFGGKVVKNSSGYSLKDLMVGAEGTLGIVTKATLKLLPLPKKAISLLIPFKDLDTAIETVPKIIKSKAIPTAIEFMERAAIVSAEEFLGKKFPDNSSDAYLLLTFDGNSKEDIEKDYEKVADICLKEGALDVFISDTDERQESIWSARGAFLEAIKASTTEMDEVDVVVPRNKVAEFVKFTKDVEKQFNIRIRSFGHAGDGNLHVYILRDELTEEQWHEKLNAVMETMYNKSKELNGKVSGEHGIGFAKKGYLHEAIGDEMINIMAGIKKAFDPKNLLNPGKVCQ from the coding sequence ATGAGTTACAAAAAAGTTGATAAACATGATATAGAATATATTAGTTCAGTTATAAATGATAGCGAAAGAGTTTTTGTTGGTGAAAATATAAGCGAAGATTATAGCCATGATGAACTTGGAGCTGTAAAACAAATGCCTGAAATAGTAGTTCAAGTATTAGAAACAGAAGAAGTTTCTAAAATAATGAAATATGCTTATGAAAATAATATCCCAGTAACTCCAAGAGGATCAGGAACAGGATTAGTTGGTTCAGCAGTACCACTACATTCAGGAATAATCATAGATTTAAGTAAAATGAACAAAATGTTAGAGTTAGATGAAGAAAATCTTACTTTAACTTTAGAACCAGGTGTACTACTTATGGAAATAAGTAAATACGTAGAAGAACATGACTTATTCTACCCACCAGATCCAGGTGAAAAAACTGCAACTATTGGTGGTAATATCAGCACTAATGCAGGTGGTATGAGAGCTGTTAAGTATGGTGTTACAAGAGACTACGTAAGAGGTCTTGAAGTTGTTCTTCCAAATGGTAAAGTAGAAAACTTTGGAGGAAAAGTAGTTAAAAATAGTTCAGGATATAGCTTAAAAGATTTAATGGTAGGTGCAGAAGGAACTTTAGGAATAGTTACTAAAGCTACATTAAAGTTATTACCATTACCTAAGAAAGCTATTAGTTTATTAATACCATTTAAAGATTTAGATACTGCAATTGAAACAGTTCCAAAAATAATTAAATCAAAAGCTATTCCAACAGCTATAGAATTTATGGAAAGAGCAGCTATAGTATCAGCAGAAGAATTCCTAGGAAAGAAATTCCCAGATAATTCTTCAGATGCATATTTATTATTAACTTTTGATGGAAACTCAAAAGAAGATATAGAAAAAGATTATGAAAAAGTAGCTGATATATGCTTAAAGGAAGGCGCATTAGACGTATTTATTTCAGATACAGATGAAAGACAAGAATCAATTTGGTCAGCAAGAGGAGCATTCCTAGAAGCTATAAAAGCATCAACTACTGAAATGGATGAAGTTGACGTTGTTGTACCAAGAAATAAAGTTGCAGAATTCGTTAAATTTACAAAAGACGTAGAAAAGCAATTTAATATAAGAATTAGAAGTTTTGGACATGCTGGAGATGGTAATCTTCACGTTTATATATTAAGAGATGAATTAACAGAAGAACAATGGCATGAAAAACTAAATGCAGTAATGGAAACTATGTATAATAAATCAAAAGAACTAAATGGAAAAGTATCAGGAGAACATGGTATAGGTTTTGCTAAAAAAGGATACTTACATGAAGCAATTGGAGATGAAATGATAAATATAATGGCTGGAATTAAAAAAGCATTCGACCCTAAGAATCTATTAAATCCAGGAAAAGTTTGTCAATAA
- a CDS encoding electron transfer flavoprotein subunit beta/FixA family protein — protein sequence MNIVVCIKQVPGTSKVEVDEKTGVLKRDGIDSKMNPYDLYALETALQIKNKVGGAIKVISMGPPQAMDVIKEAFAMGADEGTLVSDRKFAGADVLATSYTLSQGVRKVGDMDLIICGKQTTDGDTAQVGPEMAEYLGIPHVANVRQILEVNEKSITVEMDMPDTVEVSEVKFPCLITVEKDIFQPRLPSYKKKVATKDRKINVIALKDFEDKDEKKYGLNGSPTQVERIFPPASNDAHEMWNDKPEELTEKIASKLKELKFI from the coding sequence ATGAATATAGTAGTTTGTATTAAACAAGTTCCAGGGACTTCAAAGGTAGAAGTAGATGAAAAAACAGGAGTATTAAAAAGAGATGGTATAGATTCAAAAATGAATCCATATGATTTATATGCTCTAGAGACAGCTCTACAAATAAAGAATAAAGTTGGAGGTGCTATAAAAGTAATCAGTATGGGACCACCACAAGCTATGGATGTTATAAAAGAAGCTTTTGCAATGGGAGCAGATGAAGGAACATTAGTATCAGATAGAAAATTTGCAGGGGCAGACGTTCTTGCAACTTCATATACATTATCACAAGGTGTAAGAAAAGTAGGAGATATGGATCTTATTATTTGTGGAAAACAAACAACAGATGGAGATACAGCACAAGTTGGACCAGAAATGGCAGAATATCTTGGTATCCCACATGTAGCAAACGTTAGACAAATCTTAGAAGTTAACGAAAAATCAATTACAGTAGAAATGGATATGCCAGATACTGTAGAGGTTTCAGAAGTTAAATTTCCTTGCTTAATAACTGTTGAAAAGGATATTTTCCAACCAAGACTACCTTCTTATAAGAAGAAAGTAGCAACTAAGGATAGAAAAATAAATGTTATTGCGTTAAAAGATTTTGAAGATAAAGATGAGAAAAAATACGGTCTAAATGGATCACCAACTCAGGTTGAAAGAATATTCCCACCAGCATCAAATGATGCACATGAAATGTGGAATGATAAGCCAGAAGAATTAACTGAAAAAATAGCATCTAAGTTAAAAGAGTTAAAATTCATTTAG
- a CDS encoding L-lactate permease has translation MNEYLMFFIALLPIILLIVALGVFKIPGHKICLIALVFTIVLSMIGWKMPFTVSLSAALEGIVLALWPIMLVIIAAVFTYNLSVHTKGMDTIKKMLTNVTTDKRILVLILAWGFGGFLESVAGFGTAVAIPASILTVLGFNPVFAAIICLVANTTPTAFGAIGLPINTLAKLTNLTQTQLSNAVSIQLFLFVVFIPMALVMITGKSFKAVKGVLFITLASGLAFAIPQAIFAKYLGAELPAVLGSVISLAVTIWMAKTFHKDKQNDSSNEKVSLKQGVIAWSPFILILVLILISSPLFPSVNGALSSIKTSVNIYQGQGASPYTFTWIGTPGVLILISGFIGGAIQGAKLKEKLGVLGSTIKQMSKSGITILSIIALAKVMGYSGMIKSIAVILVMITGRFYPAIAPLIGALGTFITGSATSSNVLFGGLQVEAAKSLAIDPCWLAAANTAGATAGKIISPQSIAVATAATGIAGEEGKILNSTIKFFLAYVIIQGIITFLGAALF, from the coding sequence ATGAACGAATATTTAATGTTTTTTATTGCTTTATTGCCTATAATATTACTAATTGTTGCCCTTGGAGTTTTTAAGATACCAGGTCACAAGATTTGTCTAATAGCATTAGTTTTCACAATAGTATTATCAATGATAGGATGGAAAATGCCTTTTACTGTATCTTTATCAGCTGCATTAGAAGGAATAGTACTAGCTTTATGGCCTATAATGCTTGTAATTATAGCAGCAGTATTTACTTATAATCTATCAGTTCATACTAAGGGTATGGATACTATAAAAAAAATGTTAACTAATGTAACAACAGACAAACGTATTTTAGTATTAATATTGGCATGGGGATTTGGTGGATTCCTTGAATCTGTAGCTGGTTTTGGTACAGCAGTTGCTATACCAGCTAGTATATTGACTGTATTAGGATTTAATCCTGTATTTGCTGCAATTATATGTTTAGTTGCAAATACAACTCCAACAGCTTTTGGAGCAATAGGATTACCTATAAACACCTTAGCTAAGCTTACAAATTTAACTCAAACACAGCTTAGTAATGCAGTTTCAATACAATTATTCTTATTTGTTGTTTTTATTCCTATGGCATTAGTTATGATAACAGGTAAGAGTTTTAAAGCAGTTAAAGGGGTGCTTTTTATAACATTAGCTTCAGGATTAGCCTTTGCAATTCCACAAGCTATATTTGCTAAATATTTAGGAGCAGAGCTACCAGCAGTTTTAGGTTCAGTAATATCATTAGCTGTAACTATATGGATGGCTAAAACATTCCATAAAGATAAACAAAATGATAGTAGCAATGAAAAGGTTTCCTTAAAGCAAGGTGTTATTGCATGGTCACCATTTATATTGATATTAGTTCTAATACTTATATCAAGCCCTTTGTTCCCAAGTGTAAATGGAGCTTTATCTTCAATTAAAACTTCAGTAAACATTTACCAAGGACAAGGTGCTAGCCCTTATACATTTACATGGATTGGAACACCAGGAGTTTTGATTTTAATATCAGGCTTTATAGGTGGAGCAATTCAAGGTGCTAAATTAAAAGAAAAGTTAGGGGTATTAGGTAGCACTATAAAACAAATGAGTAAGTCAGGGATAACAATCCTATCAATCATAGCATTAGCTAAGGTTATGGGATATAGTGGAATGATTAAATCTATAGCTGTTATTTTAGTTATGATTACAGGAAGATTCTATCCTGCAATAGCACCATTAATAGGTGCATTAGGAACATTTATAACAGGTAGTGCAACTTCATCAAATGTATTATTTGGTGGACTTCAGGTTGAAGCTGCAAAATCTTTAGCAATTGATCCTTGTTGGTTAGCAGCAGCTAATACAGCAGGAGCAACAGCAGGAAAGATAATTTCACCACAAAGTATAGCAGTTGCAACAGCAGCTACAGGTATAGCAGGAGAAGAAGGAAAGATATTAAATTCAACTATTAAATTCTTTTTGGCTTATGTAATCATACAGGGAATAATTACATTCCTTGGCGCAGCTTTATTTTAA